A stretch of Passer domesticus isolate bPasDom1 chromosome 23, bPasDom1.hap1, whole genome shotgun sequence DNA encodes these proteins:
- the BTG4 gene encoding protein BTG4 isoform X1, with translation MKDEIAATVFFITKLVKREDRLSKHKMEKFAAKLTTLLFEKYKNHWYLDNPSRGQAFRCIRINKHQARDPLLERACVESDVDFNLLGLPKEMTLWVDPFQVCCRYGERSRPFTVAHFDGEENPELPQQISLAVGRAALDYHSSTSSDEESFSKEPRAIPTVSNPNSIYQFGDFCKAPPQPWWQYLHRKPPVAEGSHFGQHRGYRTYRPTATFAGPRVDRYHWINTKRN, from the exons ATGAAAGATGAAATTGCTGCCACGGTTTTCTTCATCACAAAGCTGGTGAAGAGGGAGGACAGGCTGAGCAAGCACAAAATGGAGAAGTTTGCAGCCAAGCTGACCACGCTGCTGTTTGAAAAGTACAAAAACCACTGGTACCTGGACAACCCCTCCCGAGGCCAGGCCTTCAG gtgcaTCAGGATCAACAAGCACCAGGCTCGGGATCCCCTGCTGGAGCGGGCGTGTGTGGAGAGCGACGTGGACTTcaacctgctggggctgcccaagGAGATGACGCTGTGGGTGGATCCCTTCCAGGTGTGCTGCAG GTACGGCGAGAGGAGCCGGCCCTTCACCGTGGCACACTTCGATGGCGAGGAGAACCCCGAGCTGCCCCAGCAGATCAGCCTGGCCGtgggcagggcagccctggattatcactccagcacctcctcGGATGAGGAGAGCTTCAGCAAggagcccagagccatcccCACCGTCAGCAACCCCAACAGCATCTACCAG TTTGGTGACTTCTGCAAGGctcccccccagccctggtggcagtACCTGCACAGGAAGCCCCCCGTGGCCGAGGGCTCCCACTTTGGCCAGCACAGGGGCTACAGGACCTACAGACCCACGGCCACCTTCGCCGGCCCACGCGTGGACAGGTACCACTGGATCAACACCAAGAG GAATTGA
- the BTG4 gene encoding protein BTG4 isoform X2 — protein sequence MKDEIAATVFFITKLVKREDRLSKHKMEKFAAKLTTLLFEKYKNHWYLDNPSRGQAFRCIRINKHQARDPLLERACVESDVDFNLLGLPKEMTLWVDPFQVCCRYGERSRPFTVAHFDGEENPELPQQISLAVGRAALDYHSSTSSDEESFSKEPRAIPTVSNPNSIYQFGDFCKAPPQPWWQYLHRKPPVAEGSHFGQHRGYRTYRPTATFAGPRVDRYHWINTKR from the exons ATGAAAGATGAAATTGCTGCCACGGTTTTCTTCATCACAAAGCTGGTGAAGAGGGAGGACAGGCTGAGCAAGCACAAAATGGAGAAGTTTGCAGCCAAGCTGACCACGCTGCTGTTTGAAAAGTACAAAAACCACTGGTACCTGGACAACCCCTCCCGAGGCCAGGCCTTCAG gtgcaTCAGGATCAACAAGCACCAGGCTCGGGATCCCCTGCTGGAGCGGGCGTGTGTGGAGAGCGACGTGGACTTcaacctgctggggctgcccaagGAGATGACGCTGTGGGTGGATCCCTTCCAGGTGTGCTGCAG GTACGGCGAGAGGAGCCGGCCCTTCACCGTGGCACACTTCGATGGCGAGGAGAACCCCGAGCTGCCCCAGCAGATCAGCCTGGCCGtgggcagggcagccctggattatcactccagcacctcctcGGATGAGGAGAGCTTCAGCAAggagcccagagccatcccCACCGTCAGCAACCCCAACAGCATCTACCAG TTTGGTGACTTCTGCAAGGctcccccccagccctggtggcagtACCTGCACAGGAAGCCCCCCGTGGCCGAGGGCTCCCACTTTGGCCAGCACAGGGGCTACAGGACCTACAGACCCACGGCCACCTTCGCCGGCCCACGCGTGGACAGGTACCACTGGATCAACACCAAGAGGTAG
- the LAYN gene encoding layilin isoform X1, whose amino-acid sequence MLAAAALCAAALGCAAGARLLSAAVDISLRRGQTVCRRGTQKPCYKIVYFHDASRRSSYEEAHLACRADGGHLVSIESPAEQRLIESLIRSLLASDGDFWIGLSRRKDEGDNSTECHSFYSWSDGSSSRFRNWYADEPSCGGEVCVVLYHQPSAPPGLGGPYMFQWNDDRCTMKNNFICKYSLEKPTRAPIDNSRRAVATEPWKPKFPEERWRKGANGTAGGAKEPVQGLAFILISSIPVLLLLLAITGISCFWLFMRRRQELVDVTPKGDEPWLPQPSPELDIYRVIHKQSEADLAGARPGTKNSSFRAQSPCRDPGDTSSALVTLASTESGFVTNDIYELCGDRVGRSEESGWVDNEIYGY is encoded by the exons ATGCTGGCGGCCGCAGCGCTGTGCGCGGCCGCGCTGGGCTGCGCGGCGGGGGCGCGGCTGCTCAGCG cagcagtggaCATTTCCCTCAGAAGAG ggcagacGGTTTGCAGGCGCGGCACGCAGAAACCCTGCTACAAAATCGTTTATTTCCACGATGCCTCCCGCAGGAGCAGCTACGAGGAAGCCCACCTGGCCTGCAGGGCTGACGGGGGACACTTGGTCAGCATcgagagcccagcagagcagaggctgatCGAATCCTTGATCAGGAGCCTGCTGGCCTCCGATGGAGACTTCTGGATAGGGCTCAGCAGGAGGAAGGACGAGGGGGACAACAGCACAGAGTGTCACAGCTTCTACTCCTGGTCAGATGGGAGCTCGTCCAGATTTCG GAACTGGTACGCGGACGAGCCGTCGTGCGGGGGCGAGGTGTGCGTGGTGCTCTACCACCAACCCTCTGCCCCGCCCGGCCTGGGGGGGCCCTACATGTTCCAGTGGAACGATGACAGATGCACCATGAAGAACAACTTCATCTGCAAATATTCCCTGG AAAAGCCAACAAGAGCTCCAATAGACAATTCCCGAAGAG CTGTGGCAACAGAGCCTTGGAAGCCAAAATTCCCAGAGGAACGCTGGAGGAAAGGTGCCAATGGAACAGCTGGGGGAGCCAAAG AACCTGTTCAGGGCCTTGCCTTCATCCTTATTTCCAGCATTcctgtgctgcttctcctgctggCCATCACAGGCATCTCCTGCTTTTGGCTGTTCATGAGGAG gaggcaggagctggtggatgtGACCCCGAAGGGTGACgagccctggctgccccagcccagccccgagcTGGACATCTACAGGGTGATCCACAAACAATCCGAAGCTGACCTGGCCGGGGCCAGGCCTGGCACCAAGAATTCCTCCTTCCGTGCccagagcccctgcagggacCCCGGGGACACCTCCAGTGCCTTGGTGACACTGGCCAGCACGGAGAGTGGCTTTGTCACCAACGACATCTACGAGCTCTGCGGGGACCGCGTGGGCAGGAGCGAGGAGTCCGGCTGGGTGGACAACGAGATTTATGGATACTGA
- the LAYN gene encoding layilin isoform X3, with protein sequence MLAAAALCAAALGCAAGARLLSGQTVCRRGTQKPCYKIVYFHDASRRSSYEEAHLACRADGGHLVSIESPAEQRLIESLIRSLLASDGDFWIGLSRRKDEGDNSTECHSFYSWSDGSSSRFRNWYADEPSCGGEVCVVLYHQPSAPPGLGGPYMFQWNDDRCTMKNNFICKYSLEKPTRAPIDNSRRAVATEPWKPKFPEERWRKGANGTAGGAKEPVQGLAFILISSIPVLLLLLAITGISCFWLFMRRRQELVDVTPKGDEPWLPQPSPELDIYRVIHKQSEADLAGARPGTKNSSFRAQSPCRDPGDTSSALVTLASTESGFVTNDIYELCGDRVGRSEESGWVDNEIYGY encoded by the exons ATGCTGGCGGCCGCAGCGCTGTGCGCGGCCGCGCTGGGCTGCGCGGCGGGGGCGCGGCTGCTCAGCG ggcagacGGTTTGCAGGCGCGGCACGCAGAAACCCTGCTACAAAATCGTTTATTTCCACGATGCCTCCCGCAGGAGCAGCTACGAGGAAGCCCACCTGGCCTGCAGGGCTGACGGGGGACACTTGGTCAGCATcgagagcccagcagagcagaggctgatCGAATCCTTGATCAGGAGCCTGCTGGCCTCCGATGGAGACTTCTGGATAGGGCTCAGCAGGAGGAAGGACGAGGGGGACAACAGCACAGAGTGTCACAGCTTCTACTCCTGGTCAGATGGGAGCTCGTCCAGATTTCG GAACTGGTACGCGGACGAGCCGTCGTGCGGGGGCGAGGTGTGCGTGGTGCTCTACCACCAACCCTCTGCCCCGCCCGGCCTGGGGGGGCCCTACATGTTCCAGTGGAACGATGACAGATGCACCATGAAGAACAACTTCATCTGCAAATATTCCCTGG AAAAGCCAACAAGAGCTCCAATAGACAATTCCCGAAGAG CTGTGGCAACAGAGCCTTGGAAGCCAAAATTCCCAGAGGAACGCTGGAGGAAAGGTGCCAATGGAACAGCTGGGGGAGCCAAAG AACCTGTTCAGGGCCTTGCCTTCATCCTTATTTCCAGCATTcctgtgctgcttctcctgctggCCATCACAGGCATCTCCTGCTTTTGGCTGTTCATGAGGAG gaggcaggagctggtggatgtGACCCCGAAGGGTGACgagccctggctgccccagcccagccccgagcTGGACATCTACAGGGTGATCCACAAACAATCCGAAGCTGACCTGGCCGGGGCCAGGCCTGGCACCAAGAATTCCTCCTTCCGTGCccagagcccctgcagggacCCCGGGGACACCTCCAGTGCCTTGGTGACACTGGCCAGCACGGAGAGTGGCTTTGTCACCAACGACATCTACGAGCTCTGCGGGGACCGCGTGGGCAGGAGCGAGGAGTCCGGCTGGGTGGACAACGAGATTTATGGATACTGA
- the LAYN gene encoding layilin isoform X2: MLAAAALCAAALGCAAGARLLSAVDISLRRGQTVCRRGTQKPCYKIVYFHDASRRSSYEEAHLACRADGGHLVSIESPAEQRLIESLIRSLLASDGDFWIGLSRRKDEGDNSTECHSFYSWSDGSSSRFRNWYADEPSCGGEVCVVLYHQPSAPPGLGGPYMFQWNDDRCTMKNNFICKYSLEKPTRAPIDNSRRAVATEPWKPKFPEERWRKGANGTAGGAKEPVQGLAFILISSIPVLLLLLAITGISCFWLFMRRRQELVDVTPKGDEPWLPQPSPELDIYRVIHKQSEADLAGARPGTKNSSFRAQSPCRDPGDTSSALVTLASTESGFVTNDIYELCGDRVGRSEESGWVDNEIYGY; this comes from the exons ATGCTGGCGGCCGCAGCGCTGTGCGCGGCCGCGCTGGGCTGCGCGGCGGGGGCGCGGCTGCTCAGCG cagtggaCATTTCCCTCAGAAGAG ggcagacGGTTTGCAGGCGCGGCACGCAGAAACCCTGCTACAAAATCGTTTATTTCCACGATGCCTCCCGCAGGAGCAGCTACGAGGAAGCCCACCTGGCCTGCAGGGCTGACGGGGGACACTTGGTCAGCATcgagagcccagcagagcagaggctgatCGAATCCTTGATCAGGAGCCTGCTGGCCTCCGATGGAGACTTCTGGATAGGGCTCAGCAGGAGGAAGGACGAGGGGGACAACAGCACAGAGTGTCACAGCTTCTACTCCTGGTCAGATGGGAGCTCGTCCAGATTTCG GAACTGGTACGCGGACGAGCCGTCGTGCGGGGGCGAGGTGTGCGTGGTGCTCTACCACCAACCCTCTGCCCCGCCCGGCCTGGGGGGGCCCTACATGTTCCAGTGGAACGATGACAGATGCACCATGAAGAACAACTTCATCTGCAAATATTCCCTGG AAAAGCCAACAAGAGCTCCAATAGACAATTCCCGAAGAG CTGTGGCAACAGAGCCTTGGAAGCCAAAATTCCCAGAGGAACGCTGGAGGAAAGGTGCCAATGGAACAGCTGGGGGAGCCAAAG AACCTGTTCAGGGCCTTGCCTTCATCCTTATTTCCAGCATTcctgtgctgcttctcctgctggCCATCACAGGCATCTCCTGCTTTTGGCTGTTCATGAGGAG gaggcaggagctggtggatgtGACCCCGAAGGGTGACgagccctggctgccccagcccagccccgagcTGGACATCTACAGGGTGATCCACAAACAATCCGAAGCTGACCTGGCCGGGGCCAGGCCTGGCACCAAGAATTCCTCCTTCCGTGCccagagcccctgcagggacCCCGGGGACACCTCCAGTGCCTTGGTGACACTGGCCAGCACGGAGAGTGGCTTTGTCACCAACGACATCTACGAGCTCTGCGGGGACCGCGTGGGCAGGAGCGAGGAGTCCGGCTGGGTGGACAACGAGATTTATGGATACTGA